A stretch of the Amycolatopsis sp. BJA-103 genome encodes the following:
- a CDS encoding AMP-binding protein: MRDDVVQASSILGHSPGQVWEVIGDPESYSRFVAEISWCEVRQSAERGRGPKCLIRLEPRAGKLVVGEIEARVWRPGEHVVWCGVEDNGNWVSVELRQAPDNGTELVAQLMLPARHAHLVSAASFKRSVRAVARRIDLHLSGRAASPQEEPAHTKATTLHTASTLIKAGVLAAARPDKIAKQLTSLSQWGATVAGGYTANAARVPEEVALHDERNVRTFKQTADRSNQLANALAARGVRSRDRIALLCRNHATMVESLIACSKLGVDAILLNTGLSAGAVADVIGLHKPVAVLADDEFSRVIADIPGDFLRLSTWPETENGYPTIDQLIAGVPATKLKPVDRIGRLVVLTSGTSGTPKSARRPTPKGLATSAAMLDRIPLHSGDRFVVAAPLFHSWGLAGMQIGMAVRASLSLVRRFDAEEILRTIAEHRCGVLFAVPIMLQRILDLPERVRARYDLSSLRIVASSGSALPGTIVTEFMDTFGDVLYNFYGSTEVSWASIATPEDLRAAPTTAGRCPPGTRVAILDDDHNRVPPGWEGQIFVGNDMLFEGYTDGASVPRAEELMATGDVGYQDASGRLFVTGRADEMIVSGGENVSPRPVEEAIVALPGVHEAAVIGVPDREFGQRFAAYIVPKRGARMSAEDVRAYIHRRLARFAVPRDVYFVEELPRNATGKVLKRLLKDETWPIDQ; encoded by the coding sequence ATGCGAGACGATGTGGTCCAGGCGAGCTCGATTCTCGGGCATTCTCCCGGCCAGGTTTGGGAAGTCATCGGCGATCCCGAGTCCTACTCGAGGTTCGTCGCCGAGATCAGCTGGTGCGAGGTTCGGCAGTCCGCCGAACGCGGACGCGGTCCGAAGTGCCTCATCCGCCTGGAGCCGCGGGCGGGAAAGCTCGTCGTCGGTGAAATCGAAGCCAGGGTCTGGCGGCCCGGCGAGCACGTCGTCTGGTGCGGCGTCGAAGACAACGGCAACTGGGTCTCGGTCGAGCTGAGGCAGGCTCCCGACAACGGCACGGAACTCGTCGCGCAGCTGATGCTTCCGGCCCGGCACGCGCATCTCGTGTCCGCCGCGTCGTTCAAACGCTCCGTCCGCGCGGTGGCCCGGCGGATCGATCTGCATCTCTCGGGCCGGGCGGCGTCACCGCAGGAAGAACCCGCGCACACCAAGGCGACCACGCTGCACACGGCGAGCACGCTGATCAAGGCCGGGGTGCTCGCGGCCGCGCGACCGGACAAGATCGCCAAGCAGCTCACGTCGCTTTCGCAGTGGGGCGCCACCGTCGCGGGCGGCTACACGGCCAACGCGGCCCGTGTGCCCGAAGAAGTCGCACTGCACGACGAGCGCAATGTCCGGACGTTCAAACAGACGGCTGATCGCAGCAACCAGCTCGCGAACGCTTTGGCGGCGCGCGGAGTCCGTTCCCGTGACCGGATCGCCTTGTTGTGCCGCAACCACGCCACGATGGTCGAGTCCCTGATCGCGTGCAGCAAACTCGGTGTGGACGCGATCCTGCTCAACACCGGGCTTTCCGCCGGCGCGGTCGCGGACGTCATCGGCCTGCACAAACCGGTCGCGGTGCTCGCCGACGACGAGTTCTCGCGGGTCATCGCCGACATCCCCGGCGATTTCCTGCGACTGTCCACCTGGCCGGAAACCGAGAACGGTTACCCGACGATCGATCAGCTGATCGCGGGGGTGCCCGCCACGAAACTCAAACCGGTGGACCGGATCGGCAGGCTCGTCGTCCTCACGTCGGGCACGTCGGGAACCCCCAAAAGCGCACGCCGCCCGACCCCGAAAGGGCTCGCGACGTCGGCCGCCATGCTGGACCGCATCCCGCTCCACTCCGGCGACCGTTTCGTGGTGGCCGCGCCGTTGTTCCACAGCTGGGGTCTCGCCGGGATGCAGATCGGGATGGCCGTGCGGGCGTCGTTGTCGCTCGTCCGCCGGTTCGACGCCGAAGAGATCTTGAGGACCATCGCCGAACATCGCTGCGGTGTGCTGTTCGCCGTCCCGATCATGTTGCAGCGCATCCTCGATCTGCCCGAGCGGGTTCGCGCCCGCTACGACCTGTCGTCACTGCGCATCGTCGCGAGCAGCGGATCCGCGCTGCCGGGGACGATCGTCACCGAGTTCATGGACACCTTCGGCGACGTGCTCTACAACTTTTACGGCTCCACCGAGGTTTCTTGGGCCAGCATCGCCACACCCGAAGACCTCCGCGCCGCGCCGACCACCGCCGGACGCTGCCCGCCGGGCACCCGCGTCGCCATCCTCGACGACGATCACAACCGCGTCCCGCCGGGCTGGGAGGGGCAGATCTTCGTCGGCAACGACATGCTTTTCGAGGGCTACACCGACGGCGCGAGCGTGCCGCGCGCGGAAGAACTGATGGCGACCGGCGACGTCGGCTACCAGGATGCCTCCGGACGCCTCTTCGTCACCGGCCGGGCGGACGAGATGATCGTGTCCGGCGGGGAGAACGTGTCCCCTCGCCCGGTCGAAGAGGCCATCGTCGCGCTGCCCGGCGTCCACGAAGCGGCCGTGATCGGTGTGCCGGATCGCGAGTTCGGGCAACGGTTCGCGGCCTACATCGTCCCGAAACGCGGCGCCAGGATGAGCGCGGAAGACGTCCGCGCGTACATCCACCGGA
- a CDS encoding flavin reductase family protein has product MTVTTSAAETAHTRIEPGILYFGTPVVLLSTVDQAGSPNLAPMSSAFWLGWRGMLGLGAKSKTAQNLMRNRECVLNLPSDDLAAAVDKLALTTGSDPVPARKYQRGYRHEADKFGRAGLTPVASETVRPPRVVECPVTMEAVVEAVHPLAEDDAAQRGGVLVFEVRVQRVHVHDEVRMPGTDDRIDPDRWRPLIMSFQKLYGLGPQVHPSTLARIPERLYRGPDIERSRDQSSRANENRFTNGNQR; this is encoded by the coding sequence GTGACAGTTACGACGTCAGCGGCCGAGACCGCGCACACCCGTATTGAGCCCGGCATCCTCTACTTCGGCACCCCTGTGGTGCTTCTTTCGACCGTCGACCAGGCGGGTTCCCCGAACCTGGCCCCGATGTCGTCGGCGTTCTGGCTCGGATGGCGGGGAATGCTCGGACTGGGCGCGAAATCCAAGACCGCGCAGAATCTCATGCGCAACCGTGAATGTGTTCTGAATCTCCCTTCCGACGATCTGGCGGCCGCGGTCGACAAGCTCGCCCTGACCACCGGGTCGGATCCCGTCCCGGCCCGCAAGTACCAGCGCGGCTACCGGCACGAAGCGGACAAGTTCGGCAGGGCGGGCCTGACCCCGGTCGCCTCGGAGACGGTCCGACCGCCGAGGGTGGTGGAATGCCCGGTGACGATGGAGGCCGTCGTCGAAGCGGTCCACCCGCTCGCCGAGGACGACGCGGCGCAACGCGGCGGTGTCCTCGTGTTCGAGGTCCGCGTGCAGCGCGTCCACGTCCACGACGAGGTGCGGATGCCGGGCACCGACGACAGGATCGACCCCGACCGGTGGCGGCCGCTGATCATGAGCTTCCAGAAGCTCTACGGCCTCGGCCCGCAGGTCCATCCCTCGACGCTGGCGCGGATCCCGGAGCGGCTTTACCGGGGGCCGGACATCGAGCGGTCGCGGGATCAGTCGTCGCGGGCGAACGAGAACCGGTTCACCAACGGCAACCAGCGCTGA
- a CDS encoding P-loop NTPase fold protein — MVLVRDVDPSILLKGKPRGSSLGLYLPRDIDGDLRSTLSTARFTLIVFETNSGARRSAYEALLAVLPQTELIVEPEINDLALDRDAAPAVIWLDNKLPQVIGREPAIVENWLARDPARRVLGLVGASNFENPNLRRGIDRLRPAVHRIMPELSTKERTTAERMHNWPHALTIEELTRARVTNAAAVPDPFAAHVADYRPDTDDGVDRLGIGPDVRMLADLVVSRMITPPLSIGLFGSWGSGKSFFMRQMQLRVRELADSAQEAETVAGAHGKAVSSYCSSVRQISFNAWHYSEANLLASLATHIFDNLAASGAENDLQRQADALAERRKTEKTLLGRLSAVRLERRTLTAQQKQAKRRRRKPRDYVRAVFDSLTDADKAWIASRLGVERPTAEDLERLAQETGGLRSDVAEFWRRLRQDPVPLLILIGGLVTVLVVTLLVGRTQVSGVLGGLTLASSALTVVLRMRASAGRIHEALGKLGGPSEEDEETERRLAELDAESERLEKAVTELAPGLDLVSFAESRVSDYVEHLGVVSLLRKDLETFATMLAEVPHGSGKIERTVLYIDDLDRCPPKVVVQVLEAIHLLLALPVFVVVVGVDSRWLKRAVEQHYEEMLGDDPETFAENYLEKIFQVPFTLSPMDDPGFAGLVRGLAATEGQDATPVSRPAEADQATESRSPAVSGQAPPPEEAPEPSSEQSTIDLRPPRLVISLAELDFLATLAPLVRSPRAAKRLLNLYRLLRARLAGEDLAEFLADGDREAPFRAVLVLLSVLVGYPEVASWFFAALAGLDPDDSALEIVSSLNDHELRPKVERGLVGGSWPELAVSYQRWLPLVNRFSFARDD; from the coding sequence ATGGTGCTGGTGCGCGACGTCGATCCGTCGATTCTGCTGAAGGGCAAGCCACGGGGTTCGAGTCTCGGCCTCTACCTACCTCGCGATATCGACGGAGACCTCCGGTCCACACTGTCGACCGCACGGTTCACGCTCATCGTGTTCGAGACCAACTCGGGCGCCCGGCGCTCGGCCTACGAAGCCCTGCTCGCGGTACTCCCGCAGACTGAGCTGATCGTCGAACCGGAGATCAACGATCTCGCGCTCGACCGGGATGCCGCCCCGGCCGTGATCTGGCTCGACAACAAGCTGCCCCAGGTCATCGGCCGTGAACCTGCCATCGTCGAGAACTGGCTCGCGAGAGATCCCGCCCGGCGCGTGCTCGGGCTGGTGGGCGCCAGCAACTTCGAGAACCCGAACCTGCGCCGCGGCATCGATCGCCTTCGCCCCGCGGTCCATCGCATCATGCCGGAACTCTCCACGAAGGAGCGGACCACCGCCGAGCGGATGCACAACTGGCCGCACGCTCTCACCATCGAGGAACTCACCCGCGCACGCGTCACGAACGCGGCGGCGGTCCCCGACCCCTTCGCCGCCCACGTCGCCGACTACCGGCCCGACACCGACGACGGCGTCGACCGCCTCGGCATCGGCCCCGACGTGCGCATGCTCGCGGACCTGGTCGTCTCCAGGATGATCACCCCTCCCCTGTCGATCGGCCTGTTCGGCAGCTGGGGTTCCGGCAAGAGCTTCTTCATGCGCCAGATGCAGCTGCGCGTCCGCGAACTCGCCGATTCCGCGCAGGAGGCCGAAACCGTGGCCGGCGCGCACGGGAAAGCCGTGTCGTCCTACTGTTCGAGCGTCCGCCAGATCAGCTTCAACGCCTGGCATTACAGCGAAGCGAACCTTCTCGCCAGTCTCGCCACGCACATCTTCGACAACCTCGCCGCGAGCGGCGCCGAGAACGACCTCCAGCGTCAGGCCGACGCGCTCGCCGAACGCCGCAAGACCGAGAAGACCCTCCTCGGCAGGCTCAGCGCGGTCCGCCTCGAACGCAGAACCCTGACCGCCCAGCAGAAACAGGCGAAGCGAAGGCGACGGAAGCCGCGTGACTACGTCCGCGCGGTCTTCGACAGCCTGACCGACGCGGACAAGGCCTGGATCGCATCCCGCCTCGGCGTCGAACGGCCGACTGCCGAAGATCTCGAACGCCTGGCGCAGGAGACCGGCGGACTGCGTTCGGACGTCGCCGAATTCTGGCGACGGCTGCGGCAGGATCCGGTTCCGCTGCTGATCCTGATCGGCGGGCTGGTGACGGTCCTGGTCGTCACGTTGCTCGTCGGCCGGACGCAGGTCTCGGGCGTGCTCGGCGGGCTCACCCTGGCGAGTTCCGCGCTGACCGTCGTCCTGCGGATGCGCGCCAGCGCGGGCCGGATCCACGAGGCGCTCGGCAAACTCGGTGGTCCGTCCGAAGAGGACGAAGAGACCGAGCGGCGCCTGGCAGAGCTGGACGCGGAATCCGAAAGGCTCGAAAAGGCGGTCACCGAACTCGCGCCGGGGCTGGACCTGGTGTCGTTCGCCGAGTCCCGGGTTTCGGACTATGTCGAGCATCTCGGTGTGGTCTCGCTGCTGCGCAAGGATCTCGAGACGTTCGCGACCATGCTCGCCGAAGTCCCGCACGGTTCAGGGAAGATCGAACGGACCGTGCTCTACATCGACGACCTCGACCGCTGCCCGCCCAAGGTCGTCGTCCAGGTCCTCGAAGCCATTCATCTCCTGCTGGCGCTGCCGGTGTTCGTCGTCGTGGTGGGCGTCGACTCCCGATGGCTGAAGAGAGCCGTCGAGCAGCACTACGAAGAGATGCTCGGCGACGATCCGGAAACCTTCGCCGAGAACTATCTCGAAAAGATCTTCCAGGTGCCGTTCACGTTGTCCCCCATGGACGATCCAGGGTTCGCGGGGCTCGTGCGCGGGCTCGCCGCCACCGAGGGTCAGGACGCCACGCCGGTGTCCAGGCCCGCCGAAGCGGATCAGGCCACCGAATCCCGCTCTCCGGCCGTGTCCGGGCAGGCTCCTCCTCCCGAGGAAGCACCGGAACCGTCGTCCGAACAGTCCACAATAGACCTTCGACCTCCTCGGCTGGTGATCTCACTGGCGGAGCTGGACTTCCTGGCGACGCTCGCCCCGCTCGTCCGGTCGCCGCGGGCCGCGAAAAGACTCCTGAACCTCTACCGGCTGCTGCGGGCGCGGCTCGCCGGCGAGGACTTGGCCGAGTTCCTCGCCGACGGCGACCGCGAGGCACCCTTTCGCGCGGTACTGGTCCTGCTGTCCGTGCTCGTCGGGTATCCGGAGGTGGCGTCCTGGTTCTTCGCCGCCCTCGCCGGGCTGGACCCCGACGACAGCGCGCTCGAAATCGTGTCGTCACTGAACGACCACGAACTGCGGCCGAAGGTCGAACGCGGCCTCGTCGGCGGCTCGTGGCCGGAGCTGGCCGTGTCGTATCAGCGCTGGTTGCCGTTGGTGAACCGGTTCTCGTTCGCCCGCGACGACTGA
- a CDS encoding MFS transporter, whose translation MTGERLDGRYVKLWAASTTSALGSGLATVAAPLLIASRTDDPLVVSGGFAVAWLPWLLFSLPGGVLVDRVDRRKLMITLDWIRVPAVALLAVAITTGNASVALLYAVLFVINSGEVVFRTASGAMLPSIVPKALLERANGRLYAGTTLTHGMLSGPLSGLLFGVAASIPFYVNAGTYAVSALLLGLIAGAYRPRADDGPGEPVKRRSIRAEVAEGFRWLAGQRLLRTMVGLIGLLNVTLVAATSILVLLAKERLQLGAVGYGLLFTCMAVGGLLGSVAGDRLIAWCTPTWTLRIGLLVEAGTHLVLATSTSAPVVGVTLFLFGVHGALWGIVGSSLRQRLTPPEMLGRVGSTSLFIVAGGTCFGALLGGVVASEFGLTTPYWVGFVVAMVVSGLTWRVFDREVVSAAYAQEPAVSR comes from the coding sequence ATGACGGGGGAGCGGCTGGACGGCAGGTACGTCAAACTCTGGGCGGCGAGCACGACCTCCGCACTGGGCAGCGGTCTCGCGACGGTGGCGGCACCGTTGCTGATCGCGTCCCGCACCGACGATCCGCTCGTGGTCTCGGGCGGGTTCGCGGTGGCGTGGCTGCCTTGGCTGCTCTTCTCGCTGCCGGGCGGGGTGCTGGTCGACAGGGTGGACCGGCGCAAACTGATGATCACGCTCGACTGGATCCGCGTCCCCGCCGTCGCCCTGCTGGCGGTCGCGATCACGACGGGGAACGCCAGTGTCGCCCTGCTGTACGCCGTCCTCTTCGTGATCAACTCGGGTGAGGTCGTGTTCCGGACGGCGAGCGGGGCCATGTTGCCCTCGATCGTCCCGAAGGCGTTGCTGGAGCGGGCGAACGGGCGGCTGTACGCCGGAACGACGTTGACCCACGGCATGCTCTCCGGGCCGCTGAGCGGGCTCCTGTTCGGTGTCGCGGCGAGCATCCCGTTCTACGTCAACGCCGGGACGTACGCGGTCAGCGCCCTTCTACTCGGACTGATCGCGGGCGCCTACCGGCCACGGGCCGACGACGGCCCCGGTGAGCCGGTGAAGCGGCGCTCGATCCGGGCGGAGGTGGCCGAAGGGTTCCGCTGGCTCGCGGGCCAGCGCCTGCTGCGGACCATGGTCGGGCTGATCGGCCTGCTGAACGTGACGCTCGTGGCGGCCACCTCGATACTGGTGCTGCTGGCCAAGGAACGGCTTCAGCTGGGGGCCGTCGGGTACGGCTTGCTCTTCACCTGCATGGCGGTGGGCGGGCTGCTCGGCTCGGTCGCGGGCGACCGGCTGATCGCCTGGTGCACGCCGACCTGGACGTTGAGGATCGGGCTGCTGGTCGAGGCCGGGACCCATCTGGTGCTCGCGACGAGCACGAGCGCGCCGGTGGTCGGGGTGACGTTGTTCCTGTTCGGGGTGCACGGCGCGCTGTGGGGCATCGTCGGCAGTTCCCTGCGCCAGCGGCTCACCCCGCCGGAGATGCTCGGCCGCGTCGGCAGTACCAGCTTGTTCATCGTCGCGGGCGGGACCTGCTTCGGCGCGCTGCTCGGTGGCGTGGTGGCTTCCGAGTTCGGCCTGACGACGCCTTACTGGGTGGGCTTCGTGGTGGCGATGGTCGTTTCCGGGCTCACCTGGCGGGTTTTCGATCGCGAGGTCGTCTCCGCGGCCTACGCGCAAGAGCCCGCTGTCAGCCGTTGA
- the folE gene encoding GTP cyclohydrolase I FolE, translating into MSTPALRVVHEPGPGPDLEAAEAAAADLLTALGISLDSESLRGTPGRMARAYAELFTPRSFDLTTFPNDEGYDELVLARGIPVRSVCEHHLLPFVGVAHVGYLPGDRILGLSKLARIVEHFACRPQVQERLTKQVADWLDEQLEPRGVGVVIEAEHSCMTLRGVQAAGSSTVTSTLLGTLREDARSRQEFFALTGING; encoded by the coding sequence ATGTCCACTCCAGCCTTGCGTGTAGTGCACGAACCCGGGCCGGGGCCGGACCTGGAGGCCGCCGAGGCCGCGGCCGCCGATCTCCTCACCGCACTGGGCATTTCGCTGGACTCCGAGAGCCTCCGCGGCACCCCGGGCCGGATGGCCCGCGCGTACGCCGAACTGTTCACCCCGCGGTCGTTCGACCTCACGACCTTCCCCAACGACGAGGGTTACGACGAACTCGTCCTCGCCAGGGGGATTCCGGTCCGCTCCGTCTGCGAACACCACCTGCTGCCGTTCGTCGGGGTCGCGCACGTCGGCTACCTGCCCGGCGATCGGATCCTGGGCCTGTCGAAACTGGCCAGGATCGTCGAGCATTTCGCCTGCCGGCCGCAGGTTCAGGAACGGCTCACTAAACAGGTCGCCGACTGGCTCGACGAGCAGCTCGAGCCGCGCGGTGTCGGCGTCGTGATCGAGGCGGAGCACTCGTGCATGACCCTGCGCGGTGTCCAGGCCGCCGGTTCGAGCACCGTCACCTCCACCCTGCTCGGCACGCTGCGCGAAGACGCCCGTTCACGCCAGGAGTTCTTCGCCCTCACCGGCATCAACGGCTGA
- a CDS encoding helix-turn-helix transcriptional regulator yields the protein MGDIVVYVTVSDPDGFDARSITAVAALDDDLRRGMYAYARGARRPVTRDEAAAAVGISRKLAAFHLDKLVAAGLLKFGFAAGPVVKVGRRPKVYEPVDEAIQVQLPVRRHEILAGILAEAVLAEGTGETARDAVLRVAGERGFAAGEEERARIRPGRLGVERALTVAEGVLRRHGFEPSRDTSTCVRLRNCPFHPLAAEAPELVCGLNQAFLAGFLTGVRAGNVEAVLVPGAAECCVELRQAR from the coding sequence ATGGGCGATATCGTGGTGTACGTGACAGTGTCCGATCCGGACGGCTTCGACGCCCGTTCCATCACCGCGGTGGCGGCGCTCGACGACGACCTCCGCCGGGGCATGTACGCCTACGCCCGGGGCGCGCGGCGTCCGGTGACGCGGGACGAGGCGGCGGCCGCTGTCGGGATCTCCCGGAAGCTCGCCGCCTTCCACCTCGACAAACTCGTGGCGGCGGGGCTGCTCAAGTTCGGCTTCGCGGCGGGGCCGGTGGTCAAGGTCGGGCGCAGGCCCAAGGTTTACGAACCTGTCGACGAGGCCATCCAGGTGCAGCTTCCCGTGCGGCGGCACGAGATCCTGGCGGGCATCCTCGCCGAGGCCGTACTCGCCGAGGGGACCGGCGAGACCGCGCGGGACGCCGTCCTGCGGGTCGCGGGGGAGCGTGGTTTCGCGGCGGGCGAAGAGGAACGCGCACGGATCCGGCCGGGCAGGCTCGGCGTGGAACGCGCGCTCACCGTGGCCGAAGGAGTGCTTCGCCGTCACGGCTTCGAGCCGAGCCGGGACACCAGTACCTGCGTCCGGCTGCGGAACTGCCCGTTCCACCCGCTGGCGGCCGAGGCGCCGGAGCTGGTCTGCGGGCTCAACCAGGCCTTCCTGGCCGGTTTTCTGACCGGCGTGCGCGCCGGGAACGTGGAAGCGGTTCTCGTCCCCGGCGCGGCCGAGTGCTGCGTGGAGCTGCGACAGGCCAGATAG
- a CDS encoding carboxymuconolactone decarboxylase family protein gives MEARIPNPALANPATLKALIALAESTGDTGVPNTTHYLMHVRASQINGCSGCLEMHTKELRKAGESDERIFTVAAWRDTAYFTDAERAALALAEALTRIADRADPVDDEVWAEAARHYDEKQLSSLVLSIAAINTWNRLNVATRQVAGAA, from the coding sequence ATGGAAGCACGGATCCCGAACCCGGCACTGGCGAACCCCGCCACGTTGAAGGCCCTGATCGCGTTGGCGGAGTCGACCGGCGACACCGGCGTCCCGAACACCACGCACTACCTCATGCACGTCCGCGCGAGCCAGATCAACGGGTGCAGTGGCTGCCTGGAGATGCACACCAAGGAACTGCGCAAGGCGGGCGAGTCCGACGAGCGGATCTTCACCGTCGCCGCGTGGCGTGACACGGCCTACTTCACCGACGCCGAACGCGCGGCCCTCGCGCTGGCCGAGGCCCTCACGCGGATCGCGGACCGGGCCGACCCGGTCGACGACGAGGTCTGGGCGGAAGCGGCCCGCCACTACGACGAAAAGCAGCTCTCGAGCCTGGTCCTGTCCATCGCCGCCATCAACACCTGGAACCGGCTCAACGTCGCCACCCGGCAGGTCGCCGGCGCCGCCTGA
- a CDS encoding SDR family NAD(P)-dependent oxidoreductase encodes MSDTSDRQALVIGASRGLGLALAEELARRGRQVIATARREGGELQAKADASNGRLRVESLEMTSDDQLAALRERLDGSELDLLFVNAAIDRGNLPITEVSADTFAEVMLTNALSPLRTVEALRDLVVPGGTVAVMSSRQGSVSLNTRPGFELYKASKAALNQLMRSYSTRHADDGHTKLLIHPGHNQTPLGGPGAPLSPAESMPAVVDVLEAQAGAKGLQFLDLYGEVVPW; translated from the coding sequence GTGTCCGACACCTCCGATCGGCAAGCCCTCGTCATCGGCGCCTCCCGGGGACTGGGGCTCGCCCTCGCCGAGGAGCTCGCCCGGCGCGGCCGGCAAGTCATCGCCACAGCACGTCGAGAAGGCGGCGAACTACAGGCGAAGGCCGACGCCTCGAACGGACGGCTGCGGGTCGAATCGCTGGAGATGACCAGTGACGACCAGCTCGCCGCCCTGCGCGAGCGCCTGGACGGCTCCGAGCTGGACCTGCTCTTCGTCAACGCCGCGATCGATCGCGGGAACCTGCCGATCACCGAGGTCTCAGCCGACACCTTCGCCGAAGTGATGCTCACCAACGCGCTGAGCCCGCTTCGCACCGTCGAGGCCCTCCGCGATCTCGTCGTACCCGGCGGCACCGTCGCGGTCATGTCCTCCAGGCAGGGCAGCGTCTCCCTGAACACCCGGCCGGGCTTCGAGCTGTACAAGGCCAGCAAGGCCGCGCTCAACCAGTTGATGCGCAGCTACTCCACCCGGCACGCCGACGATGGGCACACCAAGCTGCTCATCCACCCCGGCCACAACCAGACGCCGCTCGGCGGCCCCGGCGCTCCCCTCTCCCCCGCGGAGAGCATGCCGGCCGTCGTCGACGTCCTCGAGGCTCAAGCGGGTGCGAAGGGTTTGCAGTTCCTCGACCTCTACGGCGAAGTCGTGCCTTGGTAG
- a CDS encoding TetR/AcrR family transcriptional regulator: MPAANSQPPRARSGNQRDEAARLAVLHAADDLLVEHGFARLTIEAIARRAGVAKQTIYRWWPSKVEILLDTLIEDSEKRFPVPMDKSTEDGIRGYFRGFARFVTRDPAGKVLLALIAEAQHNPETAESLHVRYLDPRRELERDLLTRGIETGEISPRLDLDAAIDAITGPVVYRALTGASVPRGLVDALFDELLKPGA; encoded by the coding sequence ATGCCCGCCGCGAATTCGCAACCCCCCAGGGCGCGCTCCGGCAATCAGCGTGACGAGGCCGCCCGCCTCGCCGTGCTCCATGCCGCGGACGACCTGCTCGTCGAGCACGGCTTCGCCCGGCTGACCATCGAGGCGATCGCGCGCCGGGCGGGCGTCGCCAAGCAGACGATCTACCGCTGGTGGCCCTCGAAGGTCGAGATCCTGCTCGACACGCTCATCGAAGACAGCGAAAAGCGCTTCCCCGTACCGATGGACAAGTCCACAGAGGACGGCATCCGCGGCTATTTCCGCGGCTTCGCGCGGTTCGTCACCCGCGATCCGGCGGGCAAGGTCCTGCTCGCCCTCATCGCCGAGGCGCAGCACAACCCGGAGACGGCCGAGAGCCTTCACGTCCGCTATCTCGATCCGCGCCGTGAGCTGGAGCGTGACCTTCTCACGCGCGGAATCGAGACCGGTGAGATCTCACCCAGGCTCGACCTCGACGCCGCCATCGACGCCATCACGGGCCCGGTCGTCTACCGGGCCCTGACGGGGGCGAGCGTTCCCCGCGGCCTGGTGGACGCCCTCTTCGACGAACTGCTCAAGCCCGGCGCTTAG